The proteins below are encoded in one region of Penaeus chinensis breed Huanghai No. 1 chromosome 25, ASM1920278v2, whole genome shotgun sequence:
- the LOC125038705 gene encoding carbohydrate sulfotransferase 11-like, with amino-acid sequence MLATSFCRKEVRILVYIILGFSLFSVLHVSLLKFENLQSVKGLERAEGADQGGGSAEGGRGKARTVISEAKEFSSTSRGRRKKVQAKGRVKDKVGEGRRRKWEEVDKCKTMYGNLNGHFFKDEVVALNWTEGRSQARRELFQQRAKVLLDACAKLDDTQGALKPPLSVIYQNNLWLKDHDLIYCPINKVGSTTWITSLLQMAGQETNHGRGRVRKIYSAPLSIRDRNSFLKKAMRMIIVRNPLDRLLSGYRDKMLHLICKENQFSVMQKLISTKYSDPDTPPDPSGRPSFRQFLLFIREEMEMFWQSQGQHEVNNHWKPFWWYCAPCHFEYNAVAHMESLSEDQEYILRETKLSGKINNTRTHSSKNDNFTSTHEAAKWYFGQIPRSLLEEVIRLYQPDFDIFGYSPDYHLAFTTEEQ; translated from the exons atgctaGCCACCTCCTTTTGTAGGAAGGAAGTGCGCATCTTAGTGTACATAATCCTcggcttctccctcttctccgtccTCCACGTGTCCCTCCTCAAGTTCGAGAACCTCCAGAGCGTAAAGGGTCTGGAGAGGGCCGAAGGAGCCGACCAAGGGGGCGGgtcggcggagggagggagaggcaaggccaGAACCGTTATCTCCGAAGCGAAGGAATTTTCCTCGACGTctcggggaaggaggaagaaagtccaggcgaaagggagggtgaaggacaaAGTAGGCGAAGGGAGGAGGCGGAAATGGGAGGAGGTCGACAAGTGTAAGACTATGTACGGGAATCTCAACGGCCATTTCTTCAAGGACGAGGTCGTGGCCCTTAATTGG ACGGAGGGGCGGTCGCAGGCCCGACGGGAGCTTTTCCAGCAACGGGCGAAGGTCCTGCTCGACGCCTGTGCCAAGCTGGACGACACGCAGGGCGCCCTGAAGCCTCCCTTGAGTGTCATATATCAGAATAACCTCTGGCTGAAAGATCATGATTTGATCTACTGTCCGATTAACAAA GTAGGATCTACAACCTGGATCACCAGCCTCCTGCAGATGGCGGGCCAGGAGACGAACCACGGAAGAGGACGCGTCAGGAAGATCTACAGCGCGCCCTTGAGTATTCGAGATCGCAACTCTTTCCTGAAGAAGGCCATGCGCATGATCATCGTAAGAAACCCGCTGGACCGCCTCCTGTCAGGCTACCG AGACAAGATGCTGCACCTCATCTGCAAGGAGAATCAGTTCTCGGTGATGCAGAAGCTGATCTCCACCAAGTACAGCGACCCTGACACGCCTCCTGACCCCTCTGGCAGACCCTCCTTCAGGCAGTTCCTGTTGTTCATAAGGGAAGAAATGGAGATGTTCTG GCAAAGCCAAGGGCAGCACGAAGTCAATAACCACTGGAAGCCCTTCTGGTGGTACTGCGCCCCTTGCCACTTCGAGTACAACGCCGTCGCCCACATGGAGAGCCTGAGCGAAGACCAAGAATATATTCTGAGAGAAACGAAACTTTCAGGGAAGATCAACAACACGCGCACGCATTCGTCTAA GAACGACAACTTCACGTCCACGCACGAGGCCGCCAAGTGGTACTTCGGCCAGATTCCGCGCAGCCTCCTGGAGGAAGTCATTCGGTTGTATCAACCTGACTTTGATATCTTCGGTTACAGTCCAGACTATCACTTGGCATTCACGACAGAGGAGCAGTAG
- the LOC125038683 gene encoding monocarboxylate transporter 12-B-like: MMETTDNDTETCINTGTEEELSLVNRPITTQETNDVICQISGVKDGEDEDDCIRRNSSQRVSQSISDENKTDEEDRIPDGGWGWIVVFGASLVLVLVDVIGQCFGIVFSTFLLDLGTSSVMTAWIFNMFGFLWCLTGPPLSPLIKEFGWRRVTFVASFLLAGSTISSAFVTSAWVLFFTYSALGGIACGLLSNISYMIVPHYFTTRRGLASGIIMMWDCGGQLLGSPLVKLLQDEYTYKGATLILGGVVLNCCVGAAVFHPVEWHLKPKGVLAEPTVARSASGALEGGLARRSNSPRPTTRTLVRRIAQSTLEDLRILSSARAAIIAVGATVIFNGYLNFLAFVPFAMQEAGHSLGDAAACVSVSAVCNMLTRITVASLSDTKMFSFRVCYMLGGLTITASMLTFTLLTDMVWIRVTMGVWGCGVGAFMSIFNLVMVHYMGLDRFMPMLGATMLFIASGYLTIGPLAGYIRDTTGSYNVAIWMLAATVFSSCLLWLFMPAAEIYDSTRGLQKCRGKRTV, from the exons ATGATGGAAACCACTGATAATGACACAGAAACATGTATAAACACCGGTACAGAAGAGGAACTCAGTCTGGTAAACCGACCTATAACAACACAGGAAACAAACGATGTGATATGCCAGATCTCAGGAGTGAAAGACGGTGAAGATGAGGACGATTGCATAAGGAGAAACAGCAGTCAAAGAGTTTCGCAAAGTATAAGTGACGAAAACAAGACAGATGAAGAGGATCGGATTCCAGACGGAGGCTGGGGTTGGATTGTCGTCTTCGGCGCTTCGCTTGTGTTG GTTTTGGTCGACGTGATCGGCCAGTGTTTCGGCATCGTGTTCTCCACCTTCCTGCTGGATCTCGGGACGTCCTCGGTCATGACGGCCTGGATCTTCAACATGTTCGGCTTCCTGTGGTGTCTGACGGGCCCTCCGTTGAGTCCTCTGATCAAGGAATTCGGCTGGAGGAGAGTTACCTTTgtcgcctccttcctcctggcGGGGTCGACGATCTCGTCTGCCTTCGTGACGTCCGCCTGGGTCCTCTTCTTCACGTATTCTGCTCTTGGGG GCATCGCTTGCGGGTTGCTCTCCAATATAAGCTACATGATCGTGCCTCACTACTTCACGACGAGACGCGGCCTGGCCAGCGGCATCATCATGATGTGGGACTGCGGCGGACAGCTCTTGGGGTCGCCCCTCGTCAAACTCCTGCAAGACGAGTACACTTACAAGGGCGCCACGCTCATCCTCGGGGGCGTCGTCCTCAACTGCTGTGTGGGCGCCGCGGTTTTCCATCCCGTGGAGTGGCACTTGAAACCTAAGGGTGTTCTCGCTGAGCCCACCGTCGCAAGATCTGCGTCGGGCGCCCTCGAGGGAGGCTTGGCGCGGCGGTCGAACAGCCCGAGGCCAACGACGCGAACGCTCGTCCGGCGCATCGCCCAGTCGACTCTCGAGGACCTGCGGATCCTCTCCTCGGCGCGGGCCGCTATCATCGCCGTCGGGGCGACGGTCATTTTCAATGGCTACCTGAATTTCCTGGCCTTCGTCCCGTTCGCGATGCAGGAGGCGGGGCACTCGCTGGGAGACGCTGCCGCCTGCGTCTCGGTCTCGGCCGTCTGCAACATGCTGACGAGAATCACAGTGGCCTCGCTGTCGGACACGAAGATGTTCAGCTTCCGAGTCTGCTACATGCTGGGCGGTCTTACGATCACGGCGTCGATGCTCA cATTTACCCTTCTGACGGACATGGTCTGGATCAGAGTGACCATGGGCGTGTGGGGATGTGGCGTGGGCGCCTTCATGAGTATATTCAACCTCGTCATGGTGCATTACATGGGGCTAGACAGATTCATGCCCATGCTTGGAGCGACGATGCTGTTCATAGCGAGTGGGTACCTCACTATCGGACCGCTTGCAG GGTACATCCGGGACACAACAGGCAGTTACAACGTTGCCATATGGATGCTGGCTGCCACAGTGTTCTCAAGTTGTCTCCTCTGGCTCTTTATGCCGGCTGCTGAGATCTATGACtctacgagggggcttcaaaaatgtcgtggaaaaaggacagtatga